Proteins from a genomic interval of Candidatus Methylomirabilota bacterium:
- the folE gene encoding GTP cyclohydrolase I FolE: MIQQLVRDLLKEIGEDPDREGLIKTPERVERMYEFLTSGYSKQVDQVLNEAVFQDNYDEIVLVKDIDFFSLCEHHLLPFFGKCHVGYLPNGRIVGLSKLVRLVEMYSRRLQVQERLTSEIANALLTALRPRGVAVVMEAYHLCMMMRGVEKQNSRAVTSSMHGIFRERIESRNEFMQLIRSHAT; this comes from the coding sequence ATGATCCAGCAGTTAGTCAGAGATCTCCTGAAAGAGATCGGCGAAGATCCGGATCGAGAAGGACTGATCAAAACACCCGAACGGGTGGAGCGGATGTACGAGTTCTTGACGTCCGGTTACAGCAAACAGGTCGACCAGGTCCTGAATGAGGCGGTCTTCCAGGATAACTATGATGAGATCGTCCTGGTCAAAGATATCGATTTCTTCTCGCTGTGTGAACACCATCTGCTCCCCTTTTTCGGCAAGTGCCACGTCGGCTACCTGCCGAACGGCAGGATCGTAGGATTGAGCAAGCTGGTTCGGCTCGTGGAGATGTACAGTCGCCGACTCCAGGTGCAGGAGCGTCTGACCTCGGAGATCGCCAATGCGTTGCTCACGGCGCTGCGGCCGCGAGGGGTGGCCGTCGTCATGGAGGCCTATCACCTCTGCATGATGATGCGCGGCGTCGAGAAACAGAACAGCAGGGCCGTGACCTCCTCGATGCATGGAATCTTCCGAGAGCGGATCGAGAGCCGGAATGAGTTCATGCAGTTGATCCGGTCGCACGCGACATAA
- a CDS encoding molybdenum cofactor biosynthesis protein — MGVHDHHAEARKVGPVRYVRLSITDSRKSEDDHSGRLIESLLNEAGHSQVASMILKNDSKGLREVIKKLCEEEVDLIVMTGGTGLSKKDQTIEAVTPLLDKTLPGFGELFRSLSFQEVGSAALMSRALCGTIKGKVVVCLPGSEDAVRLALTKLLVPEARHLVWQAAR, encoded by the coding sequence ATGGGCGTTCACGATCATCATGCAGAGGCCAGGAAGGTGGGACCGGTCCGGTACGTACGGCTCAGTATTACCGATAGCCGCAAGTCGGAAGACGATCATTCGGGTCGACTGATTGAATCGCTCCTGAACGAGGCCGGGCACAGTCAGGTCGCGTCGATGATCCTGAAGAACGATTCCAAGGGACTGCGGGAGGTTATCAAGAAGTTGTGCGAAGAGGAGGTTGATCTGATCGTCATGACCGGAGGGACCGGGCTCAGCAAAAAAGATCAGACGATCGAAGCAGTCACCCCTCTGCTGGACAAGACGCTGCCCGGTTTCGGCGAGCTGTTCCGGAGCCTCAGCTTTCAAGAGGTCGGGAGCGCAGCCCTGATGAGCCGCGCGTTGTGCGGGACAATCAAAGGAAAGGTGGTCGTATGCCTGCCCGGTTCAGAGGATGCCGTCCGGCTCGCCCTGACGAAACTCCTGGTCCCGGAGGCACGACACCTCGTCTGGCAGGCAGCTCGGTAA
- a CDS encoding ubiquitin-like protein Pup gives MAEQERKQKRETGGSPPEATAPNPETVKKGKKLKEDLDKLMDEVDEVLEENAEEFVKSYVQRGGE, from the coding sequence ATGGCAGAACAGGAACGGAAACAAAAGCGCGAAACCGGCGGTAGCCCACCGGAGGCGACAGCGCCGAATCCCGAAACGGTGAAAAAGGGGAAGAAGCTCAAGGAGGATCTCGACAAACTGATGGATGAGGTCGATGAGGTCCTCGAGGAAAACGCCGAAGAGTTTGTGAAGAGCTACGTCCAGCGGGGCGGCGAATAA
- a CDS encoding zinc ribbon domain-containing protein has product MPIYEYLCSNCGRVFEKLVLSRNAVVECPHCPGAAVEKQFSAFSFKGEPGSVGSGTTSGGGGGCAPGG; this is encoded by the coding sequence ATGCCGATCTATGAATATCTTTGTTCGAACTGCGGCCGGGTGTTCGAAAAACTTGTTTTGAGTCGCAACGCCGTCGTCGAATGTCCGCATTGCCCAGGGGCGGCCGTCGAAAAGCAGTTTTCCGCCTTCAGCTTCAAAGGGGAACCGGGAAGCGTCGGTTCCGGTACGACGAGTGGCGGGGGCGGCGGCTGCGCGCCGGGCGGGTGA
- a CDS encoding DUF1015 domain-containing protein: MAVIAPFRGLRYNPERVGELSQVMAPPYDVISPEGQQAFHARHTHNVIRLILGETLPDDDAVRNQYSRAGDYLRRWQAEQALVRDPAPALYLYQQNFRLAGVGEFVRSGLITLVRLEEFDSRTVFPHERTLGAAKADRLRLMQACHANLSSVFGIYPGRFHELNRLAAVAKESKPAIDLCDWDGIRHRVWICQDRAVINRLQAECASTPLFIADGHHRYETALAFRDLMRAKDQGDPLQIQRRPYNYVMMTLVSAEDHGLVILPIHRVLKHLPDGSLDGYLAQLSPQFTVERVDVSRDPEAAASTLLSRLRQAKEGSHCFGLYGGEERAYLLTLTDERALDVEDDKPPVYRRLDVTIVQRLLIEGPWTRHGLGELSEDGLSYHHDAAEAVRMVQKDEWAAAILLNPTKIAEVQTVAGAGLRMPPKSTFFYPKLLTGLVIHPIRSDEVVEA; the protein is encoded by the coding sequence ATGGCCGTGATCGCGCCCTTCAGGGGATTACGATACAATCCTGAGCGTGTAGGAGAGCTGAGCCAGGTGATGGCTCCGCCGTACGATGTCATCTCACCGGAAGGACAACAAGCCTTTCACGCCCGCCATACGCACAATGTCATCCGCTTGATTCTTGGCGAGACGCTGCCGGACGACGACGCCGTACGGAACCAATACAGTCGCGCGGGCGACTACCTCCGCCGGTGGCAAGCCGAGCAGGCGCTGGTTCGTGACCCTGCCCCCGCCCTCTACCTCTATCAACAGAACTTTCGGCTTGCCGGCGTTGGAGAATTTGTGCGATCCGGGCTGATCACACTGGTTCGCCTGGAGGAGTTCGATAGTCGTACGGTCTTCCCGCATGAGCGAACCCTGGGGGCCGCCAAGGCGGATCGGCTGCGTCTGATGCAGGCCTGCCACGCGAACTTGAGCTCGGTCTTCGGCATCTATCCTGGTCGTTTCCACGAGTTGAATCGGCTGGCGGCTGTCGCCAAGGAGTCGAAACCGGCCATTGATCTGTGTGATTGGGACGGGATTCGGCATCGCGTCTGGATCTGCCAGGATCGCGCGGTGATCAACAGACTTCAGGCGGAGTGTGCGTCGACGCCCCTTTTCATCGCGGATGGTCATCATCGGTATGAGACGGCGCTGGCCTTCCGCGATCTCATGCGGGCGAAAGATCAGGGCGATCCTCTTCAGATTCAGCGACGGCCGTATAACTATGTCATGATGACGCTGGTCAGCGCCGAAGACCACGGGCTGGTCATCCTTCCGATCCATCGCGTGCTGAAACACCTGCCTGACGGTAGCCTGGACGGATACCTGGCCCAGCTATCCCCACAATTCACCGTCGAAAGGGTGGATGTGTCCCGTGATCCCGAGGCCGCCGCGTCGACACTGCTCAGCCGTCTTCGACAGGCGAAGGAGGGGAGCCACTGTTTCGGCCTGTACGGTGGAGAGGAGCGCGCCTACCTTCTCACGCTCACCGATGAACGGGCGTTGGATGTGGAAGACGATAAGCCCCCGGTCTACAGGCGATTGGATGTCACAATCGTTCAGCGACTGCTGATTGAGGGGCCGTGGACGCGGCATGGGCTGGGTGAGCTTTCGGAAGATGGACTCAGCTATCATCATGATGCCGCAGAGGCCGTTCGAATGGTTCAGAAAGATGAGTGGGCAGCGGCGATCCTGCTCAATCCCACGAAGATTGCTGAGGTTCAGACGGTGGCCGGGGCCGGCCTTCGAATGCCGCCTAAATCAACCTTTTTCTATCCCAAGCTCCTGACCGGCCTGGTGATTCACCCTATCAGGTCCGATGAGGTGGTCGAGGCGTAG
- a CDS encoding aldehyde ferredoxin oxidoreductase → MDGLQDTRPERQGGGQEQMQHARYATVLFVNLSTGRITTHRLRPEIPTRYLGGSGLGVRLLMELCDPVIDPFDPHNPLIFVPGLLTGTLIPGATKTSVVAKSPLTGIFGESSVGGSWGAEYRFTGFDALVINGAAHEPVYLWINDDQIQIRPAGHLWGKDTFETNAAVLAETDPEAKVGCIGPAGEALSWLASILFEGEMARAAGRTGMGAVMGSKRLKAIAVKGTRGAPVAEPRALLEWSASEHHNLPAKFGHFTRYGTSASIEVHEERGAVGIKNFASGDFKAQAARISSPAIRQPYAHKPASCIGCPIHCWVTLASETTFSRSPEYETAGSFGAMLLNDDPDSIIRANESANRLGLDTLSLGNTIAFAIEAFERGLIDRTLTGGLDLKWGDPKTLLVLIEQAGRREGIGRLLADGSRAAARQLGPDALALTVEVKGLEVPMHDPRAFWSSALNYACASRGACHLEAVAFAVESGVPLPEFGYSSRLSPYSPDGKAVLVSQMHDLMALYNATGMCKFFLRAIGGPVWLAKALNMATGRELSWQELMTIGDRIFTLKRLFNVRAGISRADDTLPERIATLDRNSRHQAVPVDAFQQMRTEYYSLRGWDQDGRPTAQRLAALGLLEPEGLFID, encoded by the coding sequence ATGGATGGGCTTCAAGATACGCGACCAGAACGCCAAGGGGGTGGGCAAGAACAGATGCAACATGCGCGATACGCGACCGTACTGTTCGTAAATCTGAGCACAGGCAGGATCACAACCCATCGTCTCCGGCCTGAGATTCCCACACGCTACCTGGGCGGAAGCGGGCTTGGGGTCAGGCTTTTGATGGAGCTGTGCGATCCGGTGATCGATCCTTTCGATCCGCACAATCCCCTGATCTTTGTCCCGGGCCTGTTGACCGGGACGTTGATCCCTGGCGCGACCAAGACCTCGGTCGTTGCCAAATCGCCCCTGACCGGGATCTTCGGCGAGTCCTCGGTCGGCGGATCGTGGGGGGCCGAGTACCGCTTTACCGGATTCGATGCCCTGGTCATCAACGGCGCCGCCCATGAGCCGGTCTATCTCTGGATCAACGATGATCAGATCCAGATTCGCCCGGCCGGACACCTGTGGGGAAAGGACACCTTCGAGACCAATGCGGCCGTCCTCGCTGAAACCGACCCTGAGGCCAAGGTCGGATGCATCGGGCCGGCCGGTGAGGCCCTGTCCTGGTTGGCAAGCATTCTGTTCGAAGGCGAGATGGCCCGCGCCGCAGGCCGGACCGGTATGGGCGCCGTCATGGGCAGCAAACGTCTGAAGGCCATAGCGGTCAAAGGCACCCGCGGGGCGCCGGTCGCCGAACCACGAGCGCTTCTCGAATGGTCGGCGTCGGAACATCACAACCTTCCGGCCAAGTTCGGTCACTTTACCCGGTACGGGACGTCGGCCTCGATTGAGGTCCATGAGGAGCGTGGCGCCGTCGGAATCAAGAACTTTGCCTCCGGCGATTTCAAGGCGCAGGCAGCCCGCATCAGCAGCCCCGCCATTCGGCAACCATACGCGCATAAGCCGGCATCATGCATCGGCTGTCCGATTCACTGCTGGGTGACGCTCGCGTCCGAGACCACGTTCAGCCGCAGCCCCGAGTACGAGACCGCCGGATCGTTCGGCGCCATGTTGCTGAACGATGATCCCGATTCGATTATCAGGGCAAACGAGTCAGCCAACCGGCTTGGTCTTGATACCCTCTCGCTCGGCAACACCATCGCCTTCGCCATCGAGGCGTTCGAGCGCGGACTGATCGACCGAACGCTGACGGGCGGTCTCGATCTGAAGTGGGGGGATCCGAAGACACTCCTCGTCCTCATCGAGCAGGCGGGTCGACGGGAAGGGATCGGCCGCCTCCTGGCAGACGGATCGCGCGCCGCCGCGCGGCAACTCGGCCCGGACGCGCTCGCGCTGACCGTCGAGGTCAAGGGGTTGGAGGTGCCGATGCACGACCCCAGGGCCTTCTGGTCGAGTGCGCTGAACTATGCCTGTGCCAGTCGGGGCGCCTGCCACCTGGAGGCGGTCGCCTTCGCCGTGGAAAGCGGCGTCCCCCTCCCGGAGTTCGGATACAGCAGTCGATTGAGCCCCTACTCGCCTGACGGCAAGGCCGTGCTGGTCTCTCAGATGCACGACCTGATGGCGCTGTACAATGCCACAGGGATGTGCAAATTCTTTCTCCGGGCGATCGGCGGGCCGGTCTGGCTCGCGAAGGCGCTTAATATGGCGACCGGCCGGGAGCTGTCATGGCAGGAGTTGATGACGATCGGCGACCGGATCTTTACGCTGAAGCGCCTCTTCAACGTCAGGGCAGGTATCAGCCGAGCCGACGATACGCTTCCGGAACGGATCGCCACATTAGATCGAAACAGCAGGCACCAGGCTGTACCCGTGGACGCATTTCAGCAGATGCGCACAGAGTATTACAGCCTTCGAGGATGGGATCAGGACGGCCGTCCGACGGCACAACGACTGGCCGCCCTGGGTCTGCTGGAACCTGAGGGGCTCTTCATTGACTGA
- a CDS encoding acyltransferase, which translates to MGMNDSILTMAGIQMAGGPDPGTNLERAVGLGRIAAERGAQIVCFPECFAWPWFPYEVDPSHFATAEPVPGSLSEKIAAFAREHQVAVVAPIFERGTDGAHYNTALVYDADGTLIGRYRKNHLPQLSNYQERFYFQPGNQGFPVFHTRYATIGVQISWDNFFPEGSRLLALQGAEVICAPTSASIVASHAKWERALVGSAVYNGVFVFRVNRVAGDGELPFYGKSFCVDPNGDFVVEPSGADEGIVLAEIDLQWVKTVRGIWPFLQERRPELYTGLASPA; encoded by the coding sequence ATGGGAATGAATGACAGCATACTGACGATGGCCGGCATCCAGATGGCCGGCGGGCCCGATCCTGGCACAAATCTGGAGCGAGCGGTCGGGTTAGGGAGGATCGCCGCCGAACGGGGGGCGCAGATCGTCTGTTTTCCGGAATGCTTTGCCTGGCCCTGGTTTCCTTACGAGGTCGATCCGTCGCACTTCGCGACGGCCGAGCCGGTTCCGGGATCGTTGAGTGAAAAGATCGCCGCATTCGCTCGCGAGCATCAGGTGGCGGTGGTTGCGCCGATCTTTGAGCGTGGGACCGACGGGGCCCACTATAATACCGCCCTCGTGTATGATGCCGACGGGACGCTGATCGGTCGATACCGGAAAAATCACCTCCCGCAGCTTTCGAACTATCAGGAACGGTTCTATTTCCAGCCTGGGAACCAGGGATTTCCCGTGTTCCATACCCGATATGCGACCATCGGTGTCCAGATCTCATGGGACAATTTCTTTCCCGAAGGGTCGCGGCTGCTGGCGCTTCAGGGCGCCGAGGTGATCTGTGCGCCGACCTCCGCCTCGATCGTTGCGTCACACGCCAAATGGGAGCGGGCGCTTGTCGGGAGCGCGGTCTACAACGGCGTCTTTGTCTTCCGGGTCAACCGCGTGGCCGGAGACGGCGAGTTACCGTTTTATGGCAAGAGCTTTTGCGTCGATCCGAACGGCGACTTTGTGGTGGAGCCGAGTGGCGCCGACGAGGGGATCGTCCTGGCAGAGATCGACCTGCAGTGGGTAAAGACCGTCAGGGGGATCTGGCCCTTCCTGCAAGAACGCCGACCGGAACTGTACACCGGGCTGGCCTCACCCGCCTGA
- a CDS encoding acetyl-CoA acetyltransferase (Catalyzes the synthesis of acetoacetyl coenzyme A from two molecules of acetyl coenzyme A. It can also act as a thiolase, catalyzing the reverse reaction and generating two-carbon units from the four-carbon product of fatty acid oxidation), whose amino-acid sequence MRKVSVIGIGCTPFGKQNSIGIIDLALQACEGALSDAQVPGRPIDAFYLGNFVSEALAHQGSLAPIVAHRLGLGPIPCTKVEGACASSGIAFRHGVLMIASGLCDIVLVAGVEKMTSAETGAVTEALASAGDADSEMRLGLTFPGTFGIVMRRHMYQHGTTREQVAMVSVKNRSNGAVNPKAHFQKPVAMAEVLESRLICDPLRLYDCTPISDGAAAAVLCAADLAAEFTDRSVDVIGSGHATGPATLFEMADLTTFEASVVAGQQAYRQAGVAPGDIDVAEVHDCFTIAEITAIEDLGFVAKGKGGAAVAEGLTALDGTLPTNPSGGLLSKGHPVGATGLAQIYEIVAQLRGDAVNQVKGAEIGLAHNLGGTGAVSTVHILKRR is encoded by the coding sequence ATGCGCAAGGTGTCGGTCATCGGCATCGGCTGTACGCCGTTTGGAAAGCAGAACAGCATCGGCATCATCGACCTCGCCTTGCAGGCCTGTGAGGGGGCTCTGAGCGACGCACAGGTTCCCGGTCGCCCGATCGACGCATTCTACCTCGGGAACTTTGTCTCTGAGGCCTTGGCCCATCAGGGATCGTTGGCCCCGATCGTTGCACATCGACTCGGTCTTGGGCCGATTCCATGCACGAAGGTCGAGGGGGCCTGCGCCTCATCCGGGATTGCATTCCGCCACGGCGTGCTGATGATCGCATCCGGTCTGTGTGACATTGTCCTGGTTGCGGGCGTTGAGAAGATGACGTCGGCGGAGACCGGGGCGGTGACCGAGGCGCTGGCATCGGCCGGCGACGCCGACAGCGAAATGCGGCTGGGTCTCACCTTCCCAGGCACCTTCGGGATCGTCATGCGGCGGCATATGTATCAGCATGGGACAACGCGCGAGCAGGTGGCGATGGTGTCGGTCAAGAATCGGTCCAACGGCGCCGTGAATCCGAAGGCCCACTTTCAGAAACCGGTGGCCATGGCGGAGGTGCTGGAATCGAGACTGATCTGCGATCCCCTTCGATTGTACGACTGTACCCCGATCAGCGATGGCGCAGCCGCCGCGGTTCTGTGCGCGGCCGATCTGGCGGCCGAGTTCACCGATCGATCGGTCGATGTCATCGGCTCAGGGCATGCCACAGGCCCCGCCACGCTGTTTGAGATGGCGGATCTGACGACCTTTGAGGCTTCAGTGGTCGCCGGACAGCAGGCCTACCGACAGGCCGGCGTTGCGCCCGGCGATATCGATGTGGCCGAGGTCCACGACTGCTTTACCATCGCCGAGATCACGGCCATCGAAGATCTCGGGTTCGTCGCAAAGGGAAAGGGAGGGGCGGCCGTCGCCGAAGGGTTGACAGCACTCGACGGCACACTTCCCACCAATCCGAGCGGCGGCCTGCTCAGCAAGGGGCATCCGGTAGGCGCGACCGGCCTTGCCCAGATCTATGAAATCGTTGCGCAACTGCGGGGCGATGCTGTCAATCAGGTCAAGGGTGCCGAGATCGGCCTGGCCCACAACCTTGGTGGAACCGGGGCGGTCAGTACGGTCCATATCCTGAAGCGGCGATGA
- a CDS encoding preprotein translocase subunit SecA — protein sequence MFMKLVSKVVGTKNERELKRIRPMVTAINELEPAMKALSDDDLRGKTTEFRERIAHGATIDELLVEAFAVVREAGHRVLNMRHFDVQMLGGIVLHEGKIAEMATGEGKTLVATLPVYLNALEGKGVHVVTVNDYLAKRDSQWMGGIYRFLGLSVGLIQHDMDDAARKRSYGADVTYGTNNEYGFDYLRDNMKFSAADFAQRDLHYAIVDEVDSILIDEARTPLIISGPAEESTEKYYQIDRIIPRLKQGATIVGGKMYEAEAQTSGDYVVDEKAKSVALTENGVAKVEGLLGVKNLYDPAHMDLVHHVQQALRAHVLFKRDVDYVVKDGEVVIVDEFTGRLMSGRRWSDGLHQAVEAKERVKIERENQTLATITFQNYFRMYQKLAGMTGTADTEAAEFAQIYNLDVMVIPTNRSMVRTNHPDVIYKSTAEKYDAVVEEIAESYNTGRPVLVGTTSIEKNERLSGLLKRKGIPHQVLNAKHHEREAEIVAQAGRLKSVTIATNMAGRGTDILLGGNPKFLAAELLRRGETIDDAVDPQTLADTLEEVRQMQHYGLLDLSVNVEEYAGALAAVRRETEAEHRQVVALGGLHIIGTERHEARRIDNQLRGRAGRQGDPGSSRFYLALEDDLLRLFGSDRISGIMEKLGMEEGEPIEHSMVTRAIETAQKRVEAHNFEIRKHLLEYDDVMNTQRKIIYAERRKILEGEGLQDTLAEMRDEVIEGLLSLHADAETYPEQWDLAGLTEAIKRQFDLEVSWPPEEIASMTVASLRESLEERVLKTYEEREAKFGSELMRYLERMVMLQVVDGQWKDHLLAMDHLKEGIGLRGYGQKDPLVEYKREGFQMFEVMVDRIKEQTIEYLYRVQVAPAEALAFAGAHEAPAAAGGDGDSDHPLHPQPAPQPKPAERSLRPAAATAPIKVVGKKIGRNDPCPCGSGQKYKKCCGA from the coding sequence ATGTTTATGAAGTTGGTATCCAAGGTTGTCGGAACCAAGAACGAGCGAGAACTCAAGCGAATCAGGCCGATGGTCACGGCGATCAATGAGCTTGAGCCGGCGATGAAGGCGCTCTCTGACGACGACCTTCGCGGCAAGACGACCGAGTTCAGGGAGCGGATTGCGCACGGAGCGACCATCGACGAGCTGCTTGTCGAGGCCTTCGCCGTCGTACGGGAGGCCGGACATCGCGTACTGAACATGCGCCATTTCGACGTTCAAATGCTTGGCGGCATCGTCCTGCATGAGGGGAAGATCGCAGAGATGGCGACCGGAGAAGGGAAAACGCTTGTGGCCACACTGCCCGTCTACTTGAATGCGCTGGAAGGGAAGGGTGTCCACGTCGTGACGGTCAACGACTATCTGGCCAAGCGCGACAGTCAGTGGATGGGCGGGATCTACCGGTTCCTGGGACTCTCGGTGGGTCTGATTCAACACGACATGGACGACGCGGCCCGCAAGCGGTCCTATGGGGCCGATGTTACTTACGGGACCAATAATGAATATGGGTTTGACTATCTGCGGGACAACATGAAGTTTTCCGCGGCAGACTTCGCCCAGCGGGACCTGCATTATGCCATCGTAGACGAGGTGGACTCCATCCTGATCGATGAGGCCCGGACGCCGCTCATCATCTCCGGACCCGCGGAGGAATCGACCGAAAAGTACTATCAGATCGACCGGATCATTCCCCGATTGAAACAGGGCGCGACGATTGTCGGCGGCAAGATGTACGAGGCTGAGGCCCAGACGTCCGGGGATTATGTCGTCGATGAAAAAGCCAAGTCTGTCGCACTGACCGAAAACGGCGTCGCCAAGGTAGAGGGCCTGCTGGGGGTGAAGAACCTCTACGACCCGGCCCACATGGATCTCGTCCATCACGTCCAGCAGGCGTTGAGGGCCCATGTGCTGTTCAAGCGGGACGTGGACTATGTGGTCAAAGACGGTGAGGTGGTGATCGTCGATGAGTTTACCGGCCGCCTCATGTCCGGGCGACGGTGGAGCGACGGGCTCCATCAGGCGGTTGAGGCGAAGGAGCGGGTCAAGATCGAGCGGGAGAATCAGACCCTGGCGACCATCACGTTTCAGAACTATTTCCGTATGTACCAGAAGCTGGCGGGGATGACCGGAACGGCCGATACCGAGGCGGCGGAGTTCGCCCAGATCTACAACCTCGATGTCATGGTCATCCCGACGAACCGATCGATGGTCCGGACCAACCATCCGGACGTCATCTACAAGAGTACGGCGGAAAAGTACGATGCGGTCGTCGAGGAGATCGCCGAATCGTACAACACCGGCCGGCCGGTTCTGGTGGGGACGACCTCGATCGAGAAGAATGAAAGGCTGTCGGGCCTGCTGAAGCGAAAGGGGATCCCTCATCAGGTATTGAACGCCAAGCACCACGAGCGGGAGGCGGAGATCGTGGCCCAGGCCGGCCGCTTGAAGTCGGTGACCATCGCCACCAATATGGCCGGCCGAGGGACCGATATCCTCCTGGGCGGCAATCCGAAGTTCCTGGCGGCGGAATTACTGCGGCGCGGTGAGACCATCGATGATGCGGTCGATCCTCAGACACTGGCCGATACGCTCGAAGAGGTCCGTCAGATGCAGCACTACGGCCTGCTGGATCTGTCGGTCAACGTCGAGGAGTACGCCGGGGCGCTGGCCGCCGTTCGCAGGGAGACTGAGGCTGAACATCGGCAGGTCGTGGCCCTGGGGGGGCTCCACATTATCGGGACCGAGCGGCATGAGGCCCGTCGCATCGACAATCAGCTTCGCGGGCGCGCCGGCCGTCAGGGCGATCCCGGCTCATCCCGGTTCTATTTGGCGCTTGAGGATGATCTCCTCAGACTGTTCGGTTCCGACCGCATCAGCGGCATTATGGAGAAGCTGGGGATGGAGGAGGGGGAGCCGATCGAGCACAGCATGGTGACCCGCGCGATCGAGACGGCCCAGAAGCGGGTGGAGGCCCACAACTTCGAGATCCGCAAGCATCTCCTTGAATACGACGACGTCATGAACACGCAGCGAAAGATCATCTACGCCGAGCGCCGCAAGATCCTGGAGGGAGAGGGTCTCCAGGATACCCTGGCCGAGATGCGGGACGAGGTGATCGAGGGGCTGCTGTCGCTCCATGCCGATGCGGAGACCTATCCCGAACAGTGGGACCTGGCCGGCCTGACCGAGGCGATCAAGCGACAGTTCGATCTGGAGGTGTCGTGGCCGCCGGAGGAGATCGCGTCGATGACGGTCGCATCGCTGCGTGAGAGCCTGGAGGAGCGGGTCCTCAAGACCTATGAGGAGCGGGAGGCGAAGTTCGGCTCTGAATTGATGCGGTACCTCGAGCGGATGGTTATGTTGCAGGTCGTGGACGGACAGTGGAAAGACCACCTGTTGGCGATGGACCATCTGAAGGAGGGGATCGGACTTCGGGGATATGGTCAAAAAGACCCGCTCGTCGAATATAAACGCGAAGGGTTCCAGATGTTCGAGGTGATGGTCGATCGGATCAAGGAGCAGACGATCGAGTATCTCTACCGGGTTCAAGTAGCCCCGGCCGAAGCCCTTGCGTTTGCGGGCGCCCACGAGGCGCCTGCCGCCGCCGGCGGGGATGGTGATAGTGATCATCCTCTGCATCCTCAGCCGGCGCCGCAGCCCAAACCGGCAGAACGATCCCTGCGCCCCGCCGCCGCAACCGCGCCGATCAAGGTCGTCGGCAAAAAGATCGGACGGAATGACCCCTGCCCCTGCGGCAGCGGACAGAAATACAAGAAGTGCTGCGGCGCTTGA